A single Phragmites australis chromosome 4, lpPhrAust1.1, whole genome shotgun sequence DNA region contains:
- the LOC133915770 gene encoding pentatricopeptide repeat-containing protein At3g16610 — protein MHLPRVRLRLFSTAAALLRPPPSGIISHEDNGKKGWQLELEQHIARGQLDLARQVFDGIPAPDVRAYNDLIRAYSWRGPFPAAIDLYCCMLRRRVAPNKYTFPFVLKACSALADLHCGRAVHRHAAAAGLHTDLFVSTALIDLYIRCARFGAATNVFAQMPTRDVVAWNAMLAGYTHHGMYGHAIAHLLDMQTRAGLRPNASTLVSLLPLLAQYGALSQGTSVHAYCLRACLNQKEERVLVGTALLDMYAKCKHLVYACRVFHGMPVRNEVTWSALIGGFVLYDRLAEAFSLFKDMLAQGGQCFLSPTSVASALRVCASHADLHMGTQLHALLAKSGIHADVTAGNSLLSMYAKAGLGEATKLFDEMAVKDTVSYGALLSGYVQNGNAEEAFLVFKKMQDCNVEPDFATMVSLIPACSHLAALQHGRCSHGSVITRGLASETSICNALIDMYAKCGRIDLSRQVFDKMLAQDIVSWNTMIAGYGIHGLGKEATTLFLSMKNQGFAPDDVTFICLISACSHSGLVTEGKHWFHTMTHKYGILPRMEHYICMVDLLARGGFLDEAYQFIQSMPLKADVRVWGALLGACRIHKNIDLGKRVSRMIQKLGPEGTGNFVLLSNIFSAAGRFDEAAEVRVIQKVKGFKKSPGCSWIEINGSLHAFVGGDQSHSRSPDIYQELDNILIDIKKLGYQADTSFVLQDLEEEEKEKALLYHSEKLAIAFGILSLSEDKTIFVTKNLRVCGDCHTAIKYMTLVRNRAIIVRDANRFHHFKNGQCSCEDFW, from the coding sequence ATGCACCTCCCGCGAGTTCGCCTCCGTCTCTTCTCCACCGCCGCTGCCCTCCTCCGCCCGCCTCCCTCCGGCATCATCTCTCACGAGGACAATGGCAAGAAAGGATGGCAGCTAGAGCTGGAGCAGCACATCGCCCGCGGGCAGCTGGACCTCGCCCGCCAGGTGTTCGACGGAATCCCCGCACCGGACGTGCGCGCCTACAATGACCTCATCCGCGCCTACTCCTGGCGCGGCCCCTTCCCCGCCGCCATCGACCTCTACTGCTGCatgctccgccgccgcgtcgcccCCAACAAGTACACCTTCCCCTTTGTCCTCAAGGCTTGCTCTGCGCTCGCTGACCTCCACTGCGGCCGCGCCGTCCACCGCCACGCCGCCGCAGCTGGTCTCCACACTGACCTCTTCGTCTCCACTGCCCTCATCGATCTGTACATCAGGTGCGCCCGCTTCGGCGCCGCCACCAATGTCTTCGCCCAAATGCCCACGAGGGACGTCGTCGCCTGGAACGCCATGCTCGCGGGCTACACGCACCATGGCATGTACGGCCACGCCATTGCCCACCTCCTCGACATGCAGACCCGCGCCGGCCTCAGACCCAATGCCTCCACCCTCGTCTCCCTCCTTCCGCTTCTTGCCCAGTACGGGGCGCTGTCCCAAGGAACAAGCGTCCATGCCTACTGCCTTCGAGCCTGTCTCAATCAAAAGGAGGAACGAGTGCTTGTTGGCACTGCGCTGTTGGATATGTACGCAAAATGCAAACACTTGGTTTATGCTTGCAGGGTGTTTCATGGCATGCCTGTCAGGAACGAGGTCACTTGGAGTGCGCTTATTGGAGGCTTTGTGCTCTACGACAGATTGGCAGAAGCTTTCAGTCTGTTCAAGGACATGCTAGCTCAAGGAGGACAGTGCTTTCTATCTCCAACATCTGTTGCAAGCGCCCTTAGGGTCTGTGCGAGCCATGCTGATCTTCATATGGGCACACAGCTGCATGCTTTGCTTGCTAAATCTGGGATCCATGCAGATGTCACTGCAGGGAACTCACTTCTCTCGATGTACGCCAAGGCTGGCTTGGGTGAAGCAACAAAGCTCTTTGATGAAATGGCCGTCAAGGATACAGTCTCTTATGGTGCGCTTTTATCTGGGTATGTGCAGAATGGCAATGCAGAGGAAGCATTTCTTGTCTTCAAGAAGATGCAAGACTGCAATGTGGAGCCGGATTTCGCGACAATGGTATCGCTGATCCCAGCTTGTTCACATCTGGCCGCTTTGCAGCATGGGAGGTGCAGTCATGGTTCTGTCATAACCCGTGGGCTTGCATCAGAAACCTCTATATGTAATGCTTTAATAGATATGTATGCAAAGTGTGGAAGGATTGATCTCTCCAGGCAGGTTTTTGATAAGATGCTAGCTCAGGATATTGTATCATGGAATACAATGATTGCGGGATATGGAATTCATGGACTTGGGAAGGAAGCCACTACGTTGTTCTTAAGCATGAAGAATCAAGGTTTTGCACCAGATGATGTCACGTTCATCTGCTTAATATCTGCGTGCAGCCATTCTGGACTTGTGACTGAAGGGAAGCACTGGTTTCATACGATGACGCACAAGTATGGTATACTTCCAAGGATGGAGCACTATATCTGCATGGTTGATCTTTTGGCAAGAGGTGGTTTCCTTGACGAAGCCTATCAGTTTATCCAGAGCATGCCACTGAAAGCTGATGTTCGTGTGTGGGGAGCCTTGCTTGGAGCTTGCCGGATTCATAAGAACATTGATTTAGGAAAGCGAGTTTCAAGGATGATCCAGAAACTAGGACCTGAGGGAACTGGCAACTTTGTTCTGCTGTCCAACATATTCAGTGCTGCTGGGAGATTCGATGAGGCAGCAGAAGTTCGAGTAATACAGAAGGTTAAGGGCTTTAAGAAGAGTCCTGGCTGCAGTTGGATTGAGATAAATGGCTCCTTACATGCATTTGTTGGTGGAGACCAATCACATTCACGTTCACCTGACATATATCAAGAACTGGATAATATCCTGATAGATATTAAGAAACTGGGTTACCAGGCTGATACCAGTTTTGTTTTGCAAGATctagaagaagaggaaaaggaaaaggcacTTCTTTATCATAGCGAAAAGCTAGCAATAGCTTTTGGTATCCTCAGTCTTAGTGAAGATAAGACCATTTTTGTTACAAAGAATCTCCGTGTATGTGGAGACTGCCATACtgccatcaagtacatgaccTTAGTTAGGAACAGGGCTATCATTGTTAGAGATGCTAACAGATTTCATCATTTCAAAAATGGGCAATGCAGCTGTGAAGATTTCTGGTGA